From one Conexivisphaerales archaeon genomic stretch:
- a CDS encoding proline dehydrogenase family protein: MSSLLFPVAKHYIAGKYSSDITQVAKLLNSAGYRIIANYLGEDIEKEEEISLAVNQYIDLIEVLDQNMISGSISVKLTQLGLSVSDSIATENLSRIIDIAKARHRYVWIDMEGSNYTDKTIEIYSNALSSYKSIGIAIQAYLKRSQNDIEKLSKISGQIRLVKGAYHENPEILVGGRKETRENFARLLKILFSKDNFFAVATHDEKLIKLTQDFAKETRNENFEFQFLKGVREDRAAQLLSAGFKVSIYVPYGENWLPYALRRIKERRRNILYFVKGALGI; the protein is encoded by the coding sequence ATGAGCTCTTTGCTCTTTCCTGTGGCAAAACATTACATAGCTGGTAAGTATTCATCGGATATAACGCAGGTAGCTAAACTGTTAAACAGCGCCGGCTACAGGATAATTGCGAACTATCTTGGCGAAGACATTGAAAAGGAGGAAGAAATTTCACTTGCAGTAAATCAGTACATTGACCTTATTGAAGTGTTGGATCAGAACATGATTTCTGGAAGTATAAGCGTAAAATTAACGCAATTGGGTCTTTCCGTATCAGACAGTATTGCTACAGAAAACCTGAGCCGTATTATAGATATAGCCAAGGCCAGACATAGGTATGTCTGGATAGACATGGAGGGCTCTAACTATACCGATAAGACGATAGAAATTTATTCAAATGCGCTTTCATCATACAAGAGCATAGGAATAGCGATTCAAGCCTACCTAAAGAGAAGCCAAAATGATATAGAAAAACTGTCAAAAATCAGTGGCCAAATAAGACTTGTCAAAGGAGCATATCATGAAAATCCAGAAATACTTGTAGGTGGGAGAAAGGAAACAAGAGAAAATTTTGCTAGACTACTAAAAATTCTCTTTTCTAAGGATAATTTCTTCGCAGTTGCAACGCACGACGAAAAACTCATCAAGCTAACTCAGGACTTTGCCAAAGAAACAAGAAACGAAAATTTTGAATTCCAATTCTTAAAGGGAGTGAGGGAAGACAGAGCTGCCCAGCTTTTATCTGCTGGATTCAAAGTCTCGATCTACGTTCCGTATGGCGAAAATTGGTTACCTTATGCTCTTAGACGAATAAAAGAACGTAGAAGAAACATACTGTATTTTGTAAAGGGAGCGCTTGGGATTTAG
- a CDS encoding alanine--glyoxylate aminotransferase family protein has product MSEKKNEANTPLLMIPGPTNLHEKVIDALAQPQIAHTGKQFYTEFLEILSLTKYVFRTNQEVIVFSGSGTSGMESVSASILEKGDRVLSVETGFFGRRFTKIAQIYGSHVEKLVVPEGRHATSKMLADKLSSNKYDAILLTHVETSTGIENPIPELVKIARENDTLTLVDTVCGLGGIEFEFDKWGIDVAFSASQKAIAAPPGATLIALSERAISKLSRRKSEIPSYYYNLSKWLEVMKDPHIYLTTPSTAVLRALRVALQMIREEGIERRWSRHRELAHAFRNGLSEAGIPLFADRPADTVTAISVVDPETVARKMLEQYNIMVSKGLDSHKQDMIRIGHMGNINRDNLVETLSALIKIIKSDKQEINSSILEPLLKLKY; this is encoded by the coding sequence ATGAGTGAAAAGAAGAATGAAGCAAACACACCACTCCTTATGATACCTGGACCGACAAATCTGCATGAAAAAGTTATTGACGCTCTGGCTCAGCCCCAAATAGCTCATACGGGTAAACAATTCTATACCGAATTTCTCGAAATATTATCCCTGACAAAATACGTCTTTCGAACAAACCAAGAAGTGATTGTGTTCTCTGGTTCGGGTACTTCGGGAATGGAAAGTGTCTCAGCAAGCATACTCGAAAAAGGAGACCGTGTACTCAGTGTTGAAACAGGCTTTTTTGGTAGAAGGTTCACCAAGATAGCACAAATTTATGGAAGTCATGTGGAGAAGTTAGTAGTTCCTGAAGGACGTCATGCTACATCAAAAATGCTCGCAGATAAACTATCATCAAATAAGTACGATGCTATTCTCCTAACTCATGTGGAGACCAGTACTGGGATTGAAAATCCTATACCTGAACTGGTAAAAATCGCAAGGGAAAACGACACTCTCACGTTGGTGGACACTGTCTGTGGGCTTGGCGGTATAGAATTCGAATTCGATAAATGGGGGATAGACGTTGCCTTTTCAGCTTCACAAAAAGCCATCGCAGCACCCCCTGGAGCTACACTAATCGCTCTTTCTGAACGAGCAATTTCAAAGTTATCAAGAAGAAAATCGGAAATTCCTTCTTACTACTATAATCTTTCGAAATGGTTAGAAGTAATGAAGGATCCACATATCTATCTAACGACTCCTTCTACAGCAGTACTACGTGCATTGAGAGTCGCGCTACAGATGATAAGGGAGGAGGGTATTGAGCGCAGGTGGTCCAGACACAGAGAGCTCGCTCATGCGTTCAGAAACGGTCTTTCAGAAGCTGGCATTCCGTTATTCGCTGACAGACCAGCAGATACAGTCACTGCAATAAGTGTTGTGGATCCTGAAACTGTCGCTAGAAAGATGCTGGAACAGTACAACATAATGGTGTCTAAAGGACTTGATTCCCACAAGCAGGATATGATAAGGATAGGACATATGGGGAATATAAACAGGGACAATCTGGTTGAAACATTATCAGCTTTGATAAAAATAATAAAATCCGATAAACAAGAAATAAACAGTTCTATACTTGAACCACTTCTAAAATTAAAGTATTAA
- a CDS encoding molybdopterin molybdotransferase MoeA → MQRISYADIETIIKREFSQYPAEVVDLVDAIGRIASEDVISPSELPPFDVSEKDGYAVNHKSILHAKKISPVTLKVSQSVKPGSKPHRLQPGTCARIYTGAWVPEGADSVVMQEDAIETAEGIVFVSPIKPGSNIFRKGTDIKRGTRLMTKGDIFRPYEFNLLSSLGVTKVKVSPRLKVAILSTGSELVTLTERSVNGKIPDTNKPVLMHILDETGFQPIDAGIAPDDLDVISNQIKKFAETCNAVIVTGGSSVGGFDLTEASLEKLNAKMLFHGVKMRPSSTAGVASLYGKPVFLLSGLIQSSMVAMFLIVIPALRYIQGLYFRSLNKVEARMTRSLTVDLPHDFVRSIWVTVKARQGILEAEPILASSHARNVLVRSNGIMLIEGGKNLQKGELVKINIINKLA, encoded by the coding sequence TTGCAACGAATATCGTACGCCGATATCGAAACCATAATAAAAAGAGAGTTTTCACAGTACCCAGCAGAAGTAGTGGACCTCGTTGATGCGATAGGAAGAATAGCTTCAGAAGACGTGATATCTCCCAGCGAACTTCCTCCATTTGATGTAAGTGAAAAGGACGGGTATGCGGTTAACCATAAAAGTATCCTACATGCAAAAAAGATATCACCAGTTACTTTAAAGGTGAGCCAATCAGTAAAACCAGGATCCAAGCCACATCGCTTACAACCAGGTACATGTGCTCGTATCTATACTGGTGCGTGGGTTCCCGAAGGGGCCGACAGTGTGGTGATGCAAGAAGACGCAATCGAAACGGCAGAAGGCATAGTCTTCGTATCACCAATCAAGCCGGGAAGCAACATATTCCGTAAGGGGACAGACATAAAAAGAGGAACAAGATTAATGACAAAAGGGGATATTTTCCGTCCTTATGAGTTTAATCTTCTGAGTTCACTCGGAGTGACCAAGGTCAAAGTCTCTCCAAGATTAAAAGTAGCGATCCTCTCAACTGGTAGTGAATTGGTTACTCTAACCGAAAGAAGTGTTAATGGTAAGATTCCTGATACAAATAAGCCAGTTTTAATGCATATTCTAGATGAAACCGGTTTCCAGCCTATCGATGCCGGCATAGCGCCAGATGATTTAGATGTAATTTCAAATCAAATAAAAAAATTCGCAGAAACATGCAATGCAGTCATAGTTACTGGAGGTTCATCCGTGGGTGGATTTGATTTAACAGAAGCATCTCTCGAAAAATTGAATGCAAAGATGCTCTTTCATGGTGTAAAGATGAGACCCTCGAGCACTGCCGGTGTGGCTTCACTATATGGAAAACCTGTCTTCTTGCTTTCCGGCCTTATCCAATCCTCTATGGTGGCGATGTTTCTGATAGTTATACCAGCACTGAGATACATCCAAGGCTTGTATTTTCGTTCTCTGAACAAAGTCGAAGCAAGAATGACCAGAAGTCTGACCGTAGACCTTCCCCACGATTTCGTGCGATCAATATGGGTAACAGTGAAGGCTAGGCAAGGTATCCTGGAAGCAGAACCTATACTGGCCTCCAGTCACGCTCGGAACGTTCTTGTTAGAAGTAATGGGATCATGTTAATCGAAGGGGGAAAAAACCTGCAAAAAGGGGAGCTTGTAAAAATAAACATCATAAATAAGCTTGCATAG
- a CDS encoding ABC transporter ATP-binding protein → MIQPAIEIMKLTKAYGSTKALDGLNLIVGLGEIYGLLGPNGSGKTTTIKIISAILKPDSGHIRVLGLDPVQDSILVKERIGYVPETPALYDSLTVRDFFEFVSSVRRLDQVQTNTKIEALAKAFSLEDYFDSPIASLSLGNKQKVSIISALLHDPQLLLLDEPLNGLDARSSRILKDIMHHQVEKGGTVVFSTHIMEVAEHICKRVGIIYNGKIVAEGSVRELRRYSDGQETLEEAFLKLTNEKETLEETMKLLRNTL, encoded by the coding sequence GTGATACAGCCTGCTATCGAAATAATGAAACTCACAAAAGCTTATGGGTCAACAAAGGCTTTGGACGGTCTCAATTTAATAGTAGGTCTAGGTGAAATTTACGGATTACTGGGTCCTAACGGGTCCGGAAAGACCACAACTATCAAGATTATCTCAGCTATTCTAAAACCCGACTCGGGACACATTAGAGTACTCGGGCTCGACCCGGTTCAGGATTCAATTCTTGTGAAAGAGAGAATTGGTTACGTACCTGAAACACCTGCACTGTATGATTCACTTACAGTTCGTGATTTCTTTGAATTTGTTTCGTCTGTTAGAAGACTTGATCAAGTACAAACGAATACTAAAATCGAGGCTTTAGCTAAGGCATTTTCATTAGAAGATTACTTTGATTCTCCGATAGCCTCTTTATCATTAGGCAACAAGCAGAAGGTATCCATCATATCGGCCCTTTTGCATGACCCCCAGCTTTTACTACTTGATGAACCCTTGAACGGTTTGGACGCCAGAAGTAGTAGAATACTTAAGGATATAATGCACCACCAGGTGGAGAAGGGAGGAACTGTAGTTTTTTCTACACATATTATGGAAGTTGCTGAACATATATGTAAAAGAGTGGGTATAATCTATAACGGAAAGATAGTCGCAGAAGGAAGCGTAAGGGAACTGAGAAGGTACTCAGATGGGCAGGAAACGCTTGAGGAAGCTTTCTTGAAATTAACGAACGAAAAGGAAACGCTGGAAGAAACAATGAAGTTGCTTAGGAATACGCTATAG
- a CDS encoding nucleotide exchange factor GrpE, giving the protein MVTEENTNADDKGPEVDKNEGAAQKLQEELDKEKKRADEYYKRLQYLQADFENYRKRIEKERMEDAKIGELRLIVKILGLLDEFELALEAMKKSDDKQQVLKGLEALYGKFINLLNKEGVQSIPALGMDFDPSIHEVVGSVPVETSMVGKVVEEVRKGFMFEGKVLRPSAVKIGVKEVDTV; this is encoded by the coding sequence ATGGTTACGGAAGAGAATACGAATGCTGACGACAAAGGACCAGAGGTAGATAAGAATGAAGGTGCAGCCCAGAAACTACAAGAAGAACTTGATAAAGAAAAAAAGAGAGCTGATGAATACTATAAGAGGTTACAATATCTTCAAGCGGACTTTGAAAACTACAGGAAGAGAATAGAAAAGGAAAGGATGGAAGATGCCAAAATAGGCGAACTTAGATTGATTGTGAAGATCCTAGGACTACTTGATGAATTTGAACTCGCCTTGGAAGCAATGAAAAAAAGTGATGATAAGCAGCAAGTACTGAAAGGTCTTGAAGCTTTATACGGCAAGTTCATAAATCTGTTAAACAAAGAGGGGGTTCAAAGCATACCAGCGTTAGGTATGGATTTCGACCCATCTATTCACGAAGTTGTAGGTAGTGTTCCTGTCGAAACATCTATGGTTGGAAAAGTTGTAGAAGAAGTGCGTAAGGGATTTATGTTTGAAGGAAAGGTGCTCAGGCCTAGCGCCGTCAAAATAGGTGTTAAGGAGGTCGATACAGTTTGA
- the dnaK gene encoding molecular chaperone DnaK produces the protein MSKDTTSEKIIGIDLGTTNSAAAVMEAGRPVVIPSAEGPTVAGKMFPSVVAFTADGQLLVGEPAKRQATANPERTIFEIKRKMGTDYKVFIDGKSFTPQQISAFILQKIKKDAETFLGTQVRKAVITVPAHFNDNQRQATKDAGEIAGLEVVRIINEPTAACLAYGLDKADKEMKILVFSFGGGTHDVTVMDFGGGVFQVLATSGDTKTGGADIDNALMQYIISEYKAQTGIDLSTDKMAMMRLKEAAEKAKIELSNVVTTDIDLPFIAMKNNSPMHLHMTITRAKLEELALPIVQRIAEPIRKVLADAKLEPKDIDKIILIGGQTRMPLVRKFIEDLLGKPAERGVDPMECVAIGAAIQGAVLTGEVKDLLLLDVTPLSLGVETLGGIFTKIIERNTTIPTRKSQIFTTAADFQTTVTIHILQGERPMASDNVSLGMFNLTGIPPAPRGVPQIEVTFDIDANGILNVTAKDLATNKEAKITITASTKLSKEEKERMIREAEQYAELDRKKKEEAELRNNADSLLYTAQKTRSDLKDKLSQDQLERIEKAENDLRSALAGKDVGKIKSSVEALQRTLQEVGTAVYQAAASAQQTSQQKQDAGQKDSKVMDADYKVVDEEKK, from the coding sequence TTGAGTAAGGATACAACGAGTGAGAAGATAATAGGAATCGACCTTGGAACTACTAATTCAGCTGCTGCTGTAATGGAAGCTGGTAGACCCGTTGTGATACCCAGTGCGGAAGGGCCAACTGTAGCCGGTAAAATGTTTCCTTCGGTTGTGGCTTTTACAGCAGACGGACAGCTTTTAGTGGGAGAACCGGCTAAGAGACAGGCTACTGCAAACCCAGAAAGGACCATTTTTGAAATCAAAAGGAAAATGGGAACAGATTACAAAGTATTTATTGATGGTAAAAGCTTCACACCACAACAGATTTCCGCCTTTATATTGCAAAAGATAAAAAAGGATGCTGAAACATTCCTTGGAACACAGGTCAGAAAAGCTGTAATAACAGTTCCTGCTCATTTCAACGATAATCAAAGACAGGCAACAAAGGATGCTGGAGAAATAGCCGGTCTCGAAGTTGTCAGGATAATAAACGAACCAACTGCTGCTTGTCTTGCATACGGATTAGACAAAGCAGATAAGGAAATGAAAATACTCGTGTTCAGTTTTGGTGGTGGGACACATGACGTCACAGTTATGGATTTCGGAGGAGGTGTTTTCCAAGTTTTAGCTACAAGCGGAGATACAAAGACTGGCGGCGCCGACATTGACAATGCCTTGATGCAATACATAATTTCTGAATACAAGGCTCAGACAGGAATCGACTTATCAACAGACAAAATGGCCATGATGCGACTAAAAGAAGCTGCTGAGAAGGCAAAAATAGAATTATCAAATGTTGTCACCACTGATATAGACCTACCTTTCATAGCCATGAAGAACAATTCTCCGATGCATCTGCACATGACTATAACTCGTGCCAAGCTAGAAGAATTGGCTTTACCAATTGTACAAAGGATAGCTGAACCTATACGCAAAGTGTTAGCTGATGCTAAGCTAGAGCCTAAGGATATTGACAAGATCATTCTCATAGGTGGACAGACAAGAATGCCACTTGTGCGAAAATTTATCGAAGATTTGCTCGGCAAACCTGCGGAAAGAGGGGTAGACCCTATGGAATGCGTAGCCATAGGTGCTGCTATACAGGGAGCCGTCCTCACAGGAGAAGTAAAGGACCTTCTCCTTCTTGATGTAACTCCGTTATCTCTTGGTGTTGAAACACTTGGTGGTATATTCACCAAGATTATTGAAAGAAACACCACAATACCAACAAGAAAGAGTCAGATTTTTACAACCGCAGCAGATTTTCAGACAACAGTAACCATCCACATATTGCAAGGTGAGAGGCCTATGGCTTCTGACAACGTCTCCCTAGGAATGTTTAACCTTACCGGTATTCCTCCTGCTCCGAGAGGAGTTCCCCAGATTGAAGTTACATTCGATATTGATGCCAACGGAATATTGAATGTTACCGCAAAAGATCTGGCTACCAACAAAGAAGCTAAGATCACAATAACTGCTTCTACCAAATTGAGTAAAGAAGAGAAGGAAAGAATGATTCGCGAAGCTGAACAATATGCAGAACTTGATAGAAAGAAGAAAGAAGAAGCTGAACTCAGAAATAATGCTGACTCGCTTCTTTACACTGCACAAAAGACAAGGAGCGACTTGAAAGATAAGCTGAGTCAAGATCAGCTGGAAAGAATTGAAAAGGCCGAAAACGACCTTAGGTCTGCTCTAGCAGGAAAGGATGTAGGGAAGATCAAATCTTCTGTTGAAGCCTTGCAGAGGACCTTGCAGGAGGTAGGAACAGCAGTCTATCAAGCAGCTGCCAGTGCGCAACAAACTTCGCAACAAAAACAAGATGCGGGACAAAAAGATTCTAAAGTTATGGATGCTGACTACAAAGTGGTAGACGAGGAGAAGAAGTAA
- the dnaJ gene encoding molecular chaperone DnaJ: MSSTKRDYYEILGVPRNATKDEIKAAYRKLALQYHPDRNKSPEAEEKFKEISEAYAVLSDDQKRMQYDRFGHAGIDSQYTQEDLFRGVDFDEILREFGFGGFDSIFERFFGFGVEEEANRGRDVSVEVTLSLKDVDRGVTKQISVERRQLCQACNGSGAEPGTPVSTCPVCEGRGKVQQITSAGFARLVRVVQCTRCQGRGIIIQTVCRTCKGKGLVFSRKTLDVKIPPGVEDGSTLRLKGEGDVVSPGGRSGDLYVIVRIAEDGRFKRDGADLYHETEIGLIKAILGGSIFVPTLDGQVELKIPPATQSGSVFKIKGKGLPRLNGWGRGDLYVKVNVRIPQNLNNKQKELLRELQKSGLD; this comes from the coding sequence ATGAGCAGCACAAAAAGGGATTACTACGAAATTCTGGGTGTTCCAAGAAACGCTACAAAAGACGAAATAAAAGCTGCTTATCGGAAATTAGCCTTACAATATCATCCAGATAGAAACAAGAGTCCTGAAGCAGAAGAGAAATTTAAGGAGATCAGCGAAGCATATGCTGTTTTGTCTGATGATCAGAAGAGAATGCAGTATGACAGGTTTGGACATGCCGGTATTGATAGCCAGTACACACAGGAAGACCTTTTCAGGGGTGTAGATTTCGACGAAATTCTCCGTGAGTTTGGTTTTGGAGGTTTTGACAGCATCTTTGAAAGATTTTTTGGGTTTGGTGTTGAAGAGGAAGCTAATAGAGGACGGGATGTCTCGGTTGAAGTAACCTTATCACTTAAGGATGTTGATAGAGGTGTTACAAAACAGATTAGTGTTGAAAGACGTCAACTTTGCCAGGCTTGCAATGGCTCTGGAGCAGAACCAGGAACCCCTGTTAGCACTTGTCCCGTCTGTGAAGGAAGAGGCAAGGTTCAACAGATAACATCAGCTGGTTTTGCTCGATTGGTTAGAGTAGTGCAATGTACACGTTGCCAGGGAAGAGGTATCATAATTCAGACTGTTTGCAGAACCTGTAAAGGAAAAGGACTTGTCTTTTCAAGAAAGACTTTGGATGTGAAGATTCCACCGGGAGTTGAAGATGGTTCCACACTTCGTCTAAAAGGAGAAGGAGATGTTGTTTCTCCTGGGGGAAGGTCGGGAGACCTGTATGTGATAGTCAGAATTGCTGAAGACGGTCGATTCAAAAGGGACGGTGCTGACTTGTATCACGAAACAGAGATAGGTCTTATAAAAGCTATACTGGGTGGCTCGATATTTGTTCCTACATTAGATGGTCAGGTTGAACTCAAAATTCCACCGGCTACACAAAGCGGAAGTGTTTTCAAAATTAAAGGTAAAGGGTTACCTAGACTAAACGGTTGGGGAAGAGGAGACTTGTATGTCAAGGTGAATGTTAGAATACCTCAAAATCTCAATAATAAACAAAAAGAACTCCTGAGAGAGTTGCAGAAAAGTGGTCTTGACTGA
- a CDS encoding S9 family peptidase, which yields MTQKITPNDISKLISLSNPSLSPDGEYAALSVHRADVEKDEYKSDVWLVSTLDGKATRFTFGERDYNPAWSPDGLLIAFLSRRGLAKEDKGNELYVISSKGGEARRVIRRKEGIDSFVWSPDSKKIAFVSQVVNEEQDDVKVIDRIGYWFNGKGWIFNARQHLFLLRLDDATTVQLTEGQFDVKFAHFSHDGSRIAYGASTDDSKPYIVDIFILDLTSLKSKKITNSDMTISSIAWSPDDSTIAINGNKFPRGFASHDHIWTIPADGNASPSLLEDLDRNKENSLNSDVRAYSHGSSQIKWVGEFIYYYVSNGGSVHLYRIRPNAISEPIVNGSISVEGFDVKGNKIAYVAMNSMHPEELYLYDNSIKKLTSFNDTFVGEFNVIQPSSFKFTASDGAEVEGWIMKPNEFTNRYPAILYIHGGPKTSFGNAFMFEFQVFANAGYAVIYMNPRGSDGYSEEFADIRRNYGKRDYQDLMEGLEYTLQNFDYVNSERLGVAGGSYGGFMTNWIIGHTKRFKAAVTDRSIASWVSFFATSDIGREFTIDQIGTDPWTDPTKISEQSPITYMKNVDTPTLVIHSQEDYRCWMVEGLQVYTSLKYLGKDARLVIFPAENHDLSRSGKPKHRIARLNHYLNWFDKYLKV from the coding sequence ATGACACAAAAAATAACACCAAACGATATATCAAAACTGATTTCTTTATCGAACCCTTCACTCTCTCCAGATGGAGAATACGCAGCACTAAGTGTGCATCGTGCTGATGTTGAGAAGGATGAATACAAATCAGATGTATGGTTGGTTAGCACACTAGACGGCAAAGCGACAAGGTTCACTTTTGGTGAAAGAGATTATAATCCTGCTTGGTCTCCGGATGGTCTGCTTATTGCGTTTCTCTCTCGACGTGGTCTAGCAAAGGAAGACAAAGGTAACGAACTTTACGTAATTAGTTCAAAAGGGGGAGAAGCAAGAAGAGTCATCAGAAGAAAGGAAGGAATAGATTCTTTTGTATGGTCACCTGATTCTAAAAAGATAGCTTTTGTATCTCAGGTCGTGAACGAGGAACAGGATGATGTTAAGGTTATTGATAGGATCGGTTATTGGTTCAACGGAAAAGGTTGGATATTTAATGCGCGTCAGCATCTGTTTCTCTTGAGATTGGATGATGCTACTACGGTTCAACTCACTGAAGGACAATTTGACGTAAAGTTTGCTCATTTCTCTCATGATGGTAGCAGGATCGCATACGGGGCCTCGACAGATGATTCGAAGCCATATATAGTAGATATATTTATTCTAGATCTAACTTCTCTTAAAAGTAAAAAGATCACCAATTCTGATATGACTATTTCTTCAATTGCGTGGAGTCCGGATGACTCCACCATTGCCATTAACGGTAACAAATTCCCGAGAGGTTTTGCTTCTCATGACCACATCTGGACCATACCGGCTGATGGTAATGCTAGCCCTAGTCTGCTCGAAGATCTGGACAGAAATAAAGAAAATTCCTTGAATAGTGATGTGAGAGCTTATTCGCATGGAAGTAGCCAGATAAAATGGGTTGGGGAATTCATCTATTATTATGTTTCTAACGGAGGATCTGTGCACTTGTACAGGATTCGACCTAATGCCATTTCAGAACCAATAGTGAATGGGTCAATTAGTGTTGAAGGGTTCGATGTAAAGGGCAACAAAATCGCTTATGTCGCGATGAATTCTATGCATCCAGAAGAACTGTATCTATACGATAATTCAATAAAGAAGTTGACGTCCTTTAACGATACCTTTGTCGGTGAATTTAATGTCATACAACCATCGTCTTTTAAATTTACGGCGAGCGATGGTGCAGAAGTTGAAGGCTGGATAATGAAACCTAATGAATTTACAAATAGATACCCAGCAATACTGTATATTCATGGTGGTCCGAAAACTTCGTTCGGGAATGCTTTCATGTTTGAGTTTCAGGTATTTGCCAATGCAGGATACGCAGTCATTTATATGAATCCCAGAGGGAGCGACGGCTACTCAGAGGAATTTGCGGACATACGAAGAAACTACGGGAAGAGGGATTATCAGGACTTGATGGAAGGTTTAGAATATACGCTTCAAAATTTTGATTATGTTAATTCTGAAAGACTGGGAGTAGCAGGCGGGTCCTATGGTGGCTTTATGACAAACTGGATAATTGGACATACAAAAAGGTTCAAGGCTGCAGTTACAGACAGAAGCATCGCTAGTTGGGTCAGCTTCTTCGCAACTTCTGACATCGGTAGAGAATTCACTATAGACCAGATAGGAACAGACCCATGGACAGACCCTACAAAAATTTCAGAGCAGTCACCTATTACTTATATGAAGAACGTCGACACTCCTACTTTGGTAATTCATTCACAAGAAGACTATAGATGTTGGATGGTAGAAGGATTGCAGGTTTATACTTCGCTCAAATATCTTGGCAAAGATGCAAGGTTGGTGATCTTCCCAGCAGAAAATCATGACCTGTCTAGGTCTGGGAAACCAAAACATAGAATTGCCAGATTGAATCATTATCTCAATTGGTTCGATAAATATCTAAAGGTTTAA
- a CDS encoding NOB1 family endonuclease — protein sequence MLSSSNRKYVLDTSAVLAGFLNTSASNDMYVTPLVIAEVKKKLGEEEASLLLDFRKLFVVEPLLETVNEILERIKKMGEGGNLSPADISVLALGVDINKSATVEIITDDYSIQNVATMLGLRVHSLATKPIRSTVLWEYRCKGCGKVYTTIGKNKICMVCGSEIIRRPIKKIKKGPRPR from the coding sequence ATGCTATCAAGTAGCAACCGAAAATACGTCCTCGATACTTCAGCGGTTCTTGCCGGTTTCCTAAATACCAGTGCTTCGAATGACATGTATGTAACTCCGCTGGTGATTGCAGAAGTAAAGAAAAAATTAGGCGAGGAAGAAGCCAGTCTTCTTCTTGATTTTAGAAAGTTATTTGTCGTAGAACCATTACTGGAGACAGTAAACGAGATATTGGAACGAATAAAAAAGATGGGAGAAGGAGGGAATCTGTCCCCGGCAGACATTTCTGTTCTAGCTCTAGGCGTTGACATCAACAAATCAGCTACTGTAGAAATCATCACCGACGACTATTCTATCCAAAACGTAGCGACGATGTTAGGTCTAAGAGTGCACTCTTTAGCTACGAAACCAATTAGGTCTACAGTACTCTGGGAGTATCGATGTAAGGGCTGCGGCAAAGTTTACACAACTATAGGTAAGAATAAGATTTGCATGGTTTGTGGTTCAGAAATTATCCGAAGGCCGATAAAAAAGATCAAAAAAGGACCTCGACCAAGATAA